In Salinirussus salinus, the following proteins share a genomic window:
- a CDS encoding RAD55 family ATPase, with the protein MDRIPFGISRLDGLIDGGAPPGSVVLLAGEAGAGSREFLYTSAVMNGLAQAGEELFDLHYGDVGDGARLPEEVHYISFTGEEDQLREEIGLSMDSELAEAGLEPVRFESLSRQYFHVSPVPRSWYAGETPDIKNLRKRHEEREGLLSALGNALSERAPNSLVVVDSLSDLVGAVGEELSWSDITYLVSGIQKAAHQWQGLILLHVNHETLTDVELGQLVEACSGTLRFQWETGGSTRARTLVVKQFRGVLSQIEAENIVQFETDLGQAGFDISDVRKIR; encoded by the coding sequence ATGGACCGCATCCCCTTCGGGATCAGCCGTCTCGACGGGCTCATCGACGGCGGCGCGCCGCCGGGAAGTGTCGTCCTGCTGGCCGGGGAGGCGGGCGCGGGCTCCCGGGAGTTCCTCTACACGAGTGCCGTGATGAACGGGCTCGCGCAGGCGGGCGAGGAGCTGTTCGACCTCCACTACGGCGACGTCGGGGACGGAGCCCGACTCCCGGAAGAGGTCCACTACATCTCCTTTACCGGCGAGGAGGACCAGCTCCGCGAGGAGATCGGGCTGTCGATGGACAGCGAGCTCGCGGAGGCGGGGCTGGAGCCGGTGCGCTTCGAGTCGCTGTCCCGGCAGTACTTCCACGTCAGCCCGGTCCCGCGGAGCTGGTACGCCGGGGAGACACCGGACATCAAGAACCTCCGGAAGCGCCACGAGGAGCGGGAGGGACTGCTCAGCGCGCTCGGCAACGCCCTGAGCGAGCGGGCGCCCAACAGCCTGGTCGTCGTCGACTCGCTGTCGGACCTGGTCGGGGCCGTCGGGGAGGAGCTGTCGTGGTCGGACATCACCTACCTCGTCTCGGGCATCCAGAAGGCTGCTCACCAGTGGCAGGGACTCATCCTGCTCCACGTCAACCACGAGACGCTCACCGACGTGGAGCTGGGCCAGCTGGTGGAGGCCTGCAGCGGGACGCTCCGGTTCCAGTGGGAGACCGGCGGCTCGACCCGCGCCCGGACGCTCGTGGTCAAGCAGTTCAGGGGGGTCCTCTCGCAGATCGAGGCCGAGAACATCGTCCAGTTCGAGACGGACCTCGGCCAGGCCGGCTTCGACATCAGCGACGTCCGCAAGATCCGGTAA
- a CDS encoding beta-ribofuranosylaminobenzene 5'-phosphate synthase family protein — translation MATVETGARLHFGFQNLALAHERLYGGVGVALDEPRAVVSAEPADGIHAPDPLEDFATDAVALLRERGHDVAGSEVTLEEGFERHVGLGSGTQYALATLVAVARAHGTYVDARTAAPTLGRGGRSGVGVATFESGGFVVDAGHPTERFTTAPPERGAWDVPEPIVRRDVPADWRFLLVTPGVEAGRHGESEDASMRTAVERADPGIADDIAGLLTRRMLPAVAERDLQAFGSAVARLGRLNGAWYADEQGGVYRPPAGTLVDALGDDPAIRGAGQSSWGPTVYGVTRADDAAAARAAGEAALDAAGVDGIARVVAPRNTGAALAE, via the coding sequence ATGGCGACCGTCGAGACCGGGGCGCGCCTGCACTTCGGCTTCCAGAACCTCGCGCTCGCCCACGAGCGCCTCTACGGCGGCGTGGGCGTCGCGCTCGACGAGCCACGCGCGGTCGTCTCCGCGGAACCCGCCGACGGCATCCACGCTCCCGACCCCCTCGAGGACTTCGCGACAGACGCCGTCGCCCTCCTGCGCGAGCGGGGCCACGACGTCGCGGGCTCCGAGGTCACCCTCGAGGAGGGCTTCGAGCGTCACGTCGGCCTCGGCAGCGGGACGCAGTACGCGCTCGCCACGCTGGTCGCCGTCGCCCGCGCCCACGGCACCTACGTCGACGCGCGGACGGCCGCGCCCACTCTCGGACGGGGCGGACGCAGCGGCGTCGGGGTCGCTACCTTCGAGTCCGGCGGCTTCGTTGTCGACGCCGGCCACCCCACCGAGCGCTTCACCACCGCCCCGCCCGAGCGCGGCGCCTGGGACGTCCCGGAGCCTATCGTCCGGCGCGACGTGCCCGCCGACTGGCGGTTCCTGCTGGTGACTCCCGGGGTCGAGGCGGGCCGCCACGGCGAAAGCGAGGACGCGAGCATGCGGACGGCCGTTGAGCGCGCGGACCCGGGGATCGCGGACGACATCGCGGGCCTGCTGACCCGCCGCATGCTGCCGGCGGTCGCCGAGCGGGACCTGCAAGCGTTCGGGAGCGCGGTGGCCCGGCTGGGCCGTCTCAACGGTGCCTGGTACGCCGACGAGCAGGGCGGGGTCTACCGCCCGCCGGCGGGGACGCTTGTCGACGCGCTGGGCGACGACCCCGCGATACGCGGGGCCGGCCAGTCCTCCTGGGGGCCGACGGTCTACGGGGTCACCCGCGCCGACGACGCCGCGGCGGCGCGGGCGGCCGGGGAGGCGGCGCTCGACGCTGCGGGTGTAGACGGGATCGCCCGTGTCGTCGCGCCGCGAAATACGGGTGCTGCCCTCGCGGAGTGA
- the ilvD gene encoding dihydroxy-acid dehydratase: MSQQRPSRVDSDSMEYDKDPDLPSNEVTQGAERAPHRAMFRAMGYDDEDLASPMVGIANPAADITPCNVHLEDVADAAYEGIDDAEGMPIEFGTITISDAISMGTEGMKASLISREVIADSVELVAFGERMDGLVTIGGCDKNMPGMMMAAIRTDLPSVFLYGGSIMPGEHEGREITVQNVFEGVGAVASGDMTEEELDEMERHACPGAGSCGGMFTANTMASISEALGFAPLGSASPPAEDQSRYVEAERAGELAVEAVEAGRKPSEFLTEDSFENAITLQVAIGGSTNAVLHLLAMAAEAGIDLEIEEFDEISRRTPKIANLQPGGTRVMKDLHELGGVPVVLRRLLNADLIHGDAMTVTGRTIAEEIDHLEDQGRLPPEEEVEADWLYTVDEPKQEEGAIKILKGNLAPRGGVLKVTGDDKFHHEGPARVFESEEDAMRYVQEGHIESGDTLVIRNEGPRGGPGMREMLGVTAAVVGQGHEEDVALLTDGRFSGATRGPMIGHVAPEAYVGGPIAALEDGDQVTVDIPDRTLAVDLSEEEIDRRLEERDAPDPPYTAGILAKYVRDFGSAANGAVTNPGAKEQ, encoded by the coding sequence ATGAGCCAGCAGCGCCCCAGCCGGGTCGACAGCGACTCGATGGAGTACGACAAGGACCCGGACCTGCCGAGCAACGAGGTGACCCAGGGCGCCGAGCGCGCCCCCCACCGCGCGATGTTCCGCGCGATGGGCTACGACGACGAGGACCTGGCCTCGCCGATGGTCGGCATCGCCAACCCCGCCGCCGACATCACCCCCTGCAACGTCCACCTCGAGGACGTCGCCGACGCCGCCTACGAGGGGATCGACGACGCGGAGGGGATGCCCATCGAGTTCGGCACGATCACCATCTCCGACGCCATCTCCATGGGCACCGAGGGGATGAAGGCCTCCCTCATCTCGCGGGAGGTGATCGCCGACTCCGTCGAACTGGTGGCCTTCGGCGAGCGGATGGACGGCCTGGTCACCATCGGGGGCTGTGACAAGAACATGCCGGGGATGATGATGGCCGCGATCCGCACCGACCTGCCCTCGGTCTTTCTGTACGGCGGGTCGATCATGCCCGGCGAGCACGAGGGCCGCGAGATAACGGTCCAGAACGTCTTCGAGGGCGTGGGGGCGGTCGCCTCCGGGGACATGACCGAGGAGGAACTCGACGAGATGGAACGCCACGCCTGCCCCGGCGCGGGCTCCTGTGGCGGGATGTTCACCGCGAACACGATGGCCTCGATCAGCGAGGCGCTGGGCTTTGCCCCGCTGGGCAGCGCCAGCCCGCCCGCCGAGGACCAGTCCCGCTACGTCGAGGCCGAGCGCGCCGGCGAACTCGCTGTCGAGGCCGTCGAGGCCGGCCGCAAGCCCTCCGAGTTCCTGACCGAGGACTCCTTCGAGAACGCCATCACACTCCAGGTCGCCATCGGCGGCTCGACCAACGCCGTGCTCCACCTGCTCGCGATGGCCGCCGAGGCCGGCATCGACCTCGAGATCGAGGAGTTCGACGAGATCAGCCGGCGCACCCCCAAGATCGCCAACCTCCAGCCCGGCGGCACCCGGGTGATGAAGGACCTGCACGAACTCGGTGGCGTGCCCGTGGTGCTCCGCCGGCTGCTGAACGCCGACCTGATCCACGGCGACGCGATGACCGTGACCGGCCGCACCATCGCCGAGGAGATCGACCACCTGGAAGACCAGGGTCGACTCCCGCCCGAGGAGGAGGTCGAGGCCGACTGGCTCTACACCGTCGACGAGCCCAAACAGGAGGAGGGCGCCATCAAGATCCTGAAGGGCAACCTCGCGCCCCGCGGGGGCGTGCTGAAGGTCACCGGCGACGACAAGTTCCACCACGAGGGCCCTGCCCGGGTCTTCGAGAGCGAGGAGGACGCCATGCGCTACGTCCAGGAAGGGCACATCGAGTCCGGCGACACCCTCGTGATCCGCAACGAGGGGCCCCGCGGCGGCCCGGGGATGCGGGAGATGCTCGGCGTCACCGCGGCGGTCGTCGGCCAGGGCCACGAGGAGGACGTCGCCCTTCTCACGGACGGCCGCTTCTCCGGAGCGACCCGGGGGCCGATGATCGGCCACGTCGCTCCCGAGGCCTACGTCGGCGGACCCATCGCAGCCCTCGAGGACGGCGACCAGGTCACCGTGGACATCCCCGACCGGACGCTGGCGGTCGACCTCTCCGAAGAGGAGATCGACCGTCGACTGGAAGAGCGCGACGCCCCTGACCCGCCGTACACGGCCGGCATCCTCGCGAAGTACGTCCGTGACTTCGGGTCGGCCGCCAACGGTGCGGTGACCAATCCCGGCGCCAAGGAGCAGTAG